From a single Spongiibacter taiwanensis genomic region:
- a CDS encoding HpcH/HpaI aldolase/citrate lyase family protein, with protein sequence MPYTPRRSVLYMPGSNARALEKARSLDADVLILDLEDAVAPDQKEAAREQVKAAVLEGGYGKRQLVVRVNGFDTPWGRADIQAFATLPVSALCLPKVESAAEVHAVVQVLQSAGAPSELKLWAMAETPRGILRVEEVAAAHPRMAALVLGTSDLAKDLRVPHTPSREGLLFSLSRCVAAARAEGLDVFDGVHLDLDDEAGFARSCQQGVELGFDGKTLIHPKQIAPANQYFSPSAEQLARAEKIVAAWDQARQAGKGVVLVDGKLVESLHVEEAQRVMDIGRAIGLI encoded by the coding sequence ATGCCCTATACACCACGTCGCTCCGTTTTGTATATGCCCGGTTCCAATGCGCGGGCGCTGGAAAAAGCCCGCTCGCTGGATGCCGACGTGTTGATTCTTGACCTGGAAGACGCCGTTGCGCCGGACCAGAAAGAGGCTGCCCGGGAGCAGGTGAAAGCCGCAGTGCTGGAGGGTGGCTATGGCAAGCGCCAATTGGTGGTGCGGGTGAATGGCTTTGATACCCCCTGGGGCCGGGCGGATATTCAGGCCTTTGCAACCCTGCCAGTGAGTGCCTTGTGTCTCCCCAAGGTGGAGAGCGCGGCGGAAGTGCATGCGGTGGTGCAGGTGCTGCAGAGCGCTGGCGCGCCCAGTGAGCTGAAATTGTGGGCCATGGCGGAAACCCCTCGGGGCATACTGCGGGTGGAAGAGGTGGCCGCCGCCCATCCGCGAATGGCCGCGTTGGTGCTCGGCACTTCTGACCTCGCCAAAGACCTGCGGGTGCCGCATACCCCAAGCCGTGAGGGACTGCTGTTTTCCCTCAGCCGCTGCGTTGCTGCGGCCCGGGCCGAAGGTCTGGATGTGTTTGATGGTGTCCATTTGGACCTGGATGACGAAGCCGGTTTTGCGCGCTCCTGCCAACAAGGCGTCGAACTGGGTTTTGACGGCAAGACCCTGATTCACCCCAAGCAGATCGCCCCGGCCAACCAGTATTTCTCACCTTCTGCTGAGCAGCTTGCCCGGGCAGAAAAAATTGTTGCCGCCTGGGATCAGGCTCGCCAAGCGGGCAAAGGGGTGGTGCTGGTGGACGGTAAACTGGTCGAGTCCCTTCACGTGGAAGAGGCCCAGCGGGTGATGGATATTGGTCGGGCCATCGGCCTGATCTGA
- a CDS encoding YheT family hydrolase, whose translation MSAYAPKGWLRNPHVQSVLASTLPRRLRIAPMLPALRRASRQVVLDCGDGHQLLGEYAQQAGRSKGLITLIHGWEGSSQSSYMLSAGASFFRAGYDVFRLNLRDHGPSHHLNRELFHSARLEEVIGAIRAIQSTYPHDWQFLAGFSLGGNFCLRVAAKASEAGLHLNQTLAVCPVLDPAKTMAALENGWWVYERYFVRKWKASLQKKLDLYPELNYREQLLGMNSLQAMNRYFVPAFTPYANEEDYFRAYALTGEVLAPLDTPAHIITSKDDPMILAEDLNRLASNPHLTVELTDFGGHCGYLSNYRLDSWLDHHLVNLTNACRYPHQQSA comes from the coding sequence ATGAGTGCATACGCCCCCAAGGGCTGGCTTCGCAATCCCCATGTCCAATCGGTACTGGCCTCTACCCTGCCCCGCCGTCTGCGTATTGCGCCCATGCTGCCCGCCCTGCGCCGGGCCAGCCGGCAGGTGGTACTCGACTGTGGCGACGGCCACCAATTGCTCGGTGAGTACGCCCAGCAAGCGGGCCGTAGCAAAGGCCTGATTACCCTGATTCACGGTTGGGAGGGCAGCTCCCAGTCCAGCTATATGCTCTCGGCGGGCGCGAGTTTTTTCCGGGCGGGCTACGATGTTTTTCGGTTAAACCTGCGTGACCACGGCCCCAGCCACCACCTTAACCGGGAGCTGTTTCACTCAGCCCGGCTTGAGGAAGTGATTGGCGCGATCAGGGCGATTCAATCCACCTACCCCCACGACTGGCAGTTTCTTGCCGGCTTTTCACTCGGGGGAAACTTCTGCCTGCGGGTTGCCGCCAAAGCCAGCGAAGCGGGCCTGCACTTGAATCAGACCCTGGCCGTGTGCCCGGTGCTGGACCCAGCCAAAACCATGGCTGCGCTGGAGAATGGGTGGTGGGTTTACGAGCGCTACTTTGTGCGCAAGTGGAAGGCGTCTTTGCAGAAAAAACTCGACCTGTACCCCGAGCTCAACTACCGGGAACAGCTTCTGGGAATGAACTCATTGCAGGCAATGAACCGCTACTTTGTGCCCGCCTTTACCCCCTATGCCAATGAGGAAGACTACTTCCGCGCCTATGCCCTTACTGGCGAGGTGCTGGCGCCACTGGACACCCCCGCCCATATCATCACCAGCAAAGATGACCCGATGATTCTGGCAGAAGATCTCAACCGTCTGGCCAGCAACCCTCACCTCACTGTCGAACTCACCGATTTTGGCGGGCACTGCGGCTATTTGAGCAACTACCGGCTGGACAGCTGGCTGGACCACCACCTGGTCAATCTGACCAACGCCTGCCGTTACCCCCATCAGCAATCGGCCTGA
- a CDS encoding enoyl-CoA hydratase/isomerase family protein has product MGYHSFELTVTAGVARLVWNQPDTGNTMDESFCREFGLVANELTTIKDLRLVVITARGKYFSLGGDIKTFSKNLANLPNNILSSVTGLHIGISRLMRLDVPVIASVHGVAMGGAVAVLANCDLVLSGRSVKYGAAYHHVAFPCDLGATTGLASRMGVSRAKRFLMLGEVLDADQAFAAGLVDEVVEDDQLATVTEDYINKLANGPTVAFGMVRKLMASAFCQPFDAQLEDEAQALVRAAASEDAREGVEAFIQRRAPVFKGR; this is encoded by the coding sequence ATGGGTTATCACAGTTTCGAGTTGACGGTAACAGCGGGAGTCGCTCGGCTTGTCTGGAACCAGCCGGATACTGGCAACACCATGGATGAGAGTTTTTGCCGTGAATTTGGTCTTGTCGCCAATGAGTTGACGACCATCAAAGACCTGCGCCTGGTGGTGATCACTGCTAGGGGAAAATATTTCAGTCTTGGCGGTGATATCAAGACCTTCAGCAAGAATCTGGCGAATCTCCCCAACAATATTCTCAGCTCGGTGACGGGGTTGCACATTGGCATTTCCCGTTTAATGCGCCTTGATGTACCCGTTATTGCTAGTGTTCACGGTGTGGCAATGGGCGGTGCGGTGGCCGTGCTGGCCAACTGTGACTTGGTGTTGAGCGGGCGCTCGGTGAAATATGGCGCCGCCTATCACCACGTGGCGTTTCCCTGTGATCTCGGCGCGACAACCGGCCTTGCCAGTCGGATGGGGGTATCGCGCGCCAAACGCTTTTTGATGTTGGGCGAGGTACTTGATGCGGATCAGGCCTTCGCCGCAGGTCTGGTGGACGAAGTGGTGGAGGACGATCAGCTGGCGACGGTGACGGAAGACTACATCAATAAACTGGCCAACGGTCCGACGGTGGCTTTCGGCATGGTGCGCAAGTTAATGGCAAGCGCCTTTTGCCAACCCTTTGATGCTCAGCTTGAAGACGAGGCCCAGGCTTTAGTACGGGCTGCCGCCAGCGAAGACGCCCGGGAGGGTGTGGAGGCATTTATCCAGCGCCGCGCGCCGGTATTTAAAGGGCGCTAG
- a CDS encoding acyl-CoA dehydrogenase family protein, translated as MISMPRTVYQEEHELLRASVRKFLETEAAPYHAQWEKDGQVDRQLWNKAGEQGFLCPSIEEEYGGFGGDFRHHGIVNEEIARSGFTGIGWGLHSDIAVPYIQRYGSEEQKHKYLPKCVSGEIVMAIAMTEPAAGSDLQGIKTTATKDGDDYILNGSKTFITNGQHADLVIVVAKTDPKGGAKGTSLFLVEAGTPGFSKGTNLEKVGMKAQDTSELFFQDVRLPKSQLLGEEGKGFIYLMQDLPQERLSVAMTGVATAESILEQTIAYVKERKAFGSPIAAFQNTQFKLAELATEVQVARVYLDRCLELHIEHKFDSVMAAQAKMLCTDMQCKVIDECLQLHGGYGYMWEYPVARAFADARVQRIYAGTNEIMKLIVGRELLK; from the coding sequence GGAGCACGAACTGCTCCGGGCTTCGGTACGCAAATTCCTGGAGACCGAGGCCGCCCCCTACCACGCACAGTGGGAGAAAGACGGCCAGGTTGATCGCCAGTTGTGGAACAAGGCCGGTGAGCAGGGCTTTTTGTGCCCCAGCATAGAGGAAGAATACGGCGGCTTCGGCGGCGACTTCCGCCATCACGGCATTGTGAATGAAGAGATCGCCCGCAGTGGTTTCACCGGCATTGGCTGGGGACTGCACTCGGATATTGCCGTACCCTACATTCAGCGCTACGGCAGCGAAGAGCAGAAACACAAGTACCTGCCAAAATGCGTCAGTGGCGAAATTGTGATGGCCATTGCCATGACCGAGCCCGCCGCCGGCTCAGACCTGCAAGGCATCAAAACCACCGCCACCAAAGACGGCGACGACTATATTCTCAACGGCTCCAAAACCTTTATCACCAATGGCCAGCACGCCGACCTGGTGATTGTAGTAGCCAAGACCGACCCCAAGGGTGGCGCCAAAGGCACCAGCCTTTTTCTGGTGGAAGCGGGCACCCCGGGGTTCAGCAAGGGCACCAATCTCGAAAAAGTGGGTATGAAGGCCCAGGACACCTCTGAGCTGTTCTTTCAGGATGTGCGCCTGCCCAAGTCCCAGCTGTTGGGGGAAGAGGGCAAGGGCTTTATCTACCTGATGCAAGACCTGCCCCAGGAGCGCCTCAGCGTCGCGATGACCGGGGTGGCCACGGCCGAATCCATACTTGAGCAGACCATTGCCTACGTAAAAGAGCGGAAGGCCTTCGGCTCGCCCATCGCCGCCTTTCAAAATACCCAGTTCAAACTGGCAGAGCTGGCTACCGAGGTACAGGTTGCCCGAGTCTATCTGGACCGCTGTCTGGAGCTGCATATCGAGCACAAATTCGATTCGGTGATGGCCGCCCAGGCCAAAATGTTGTGCACCGACATGCAGTGCAAAGTGATTGACGAGTGCCTGCAGCTTCACGGCGGCTACGGCTATATGTGGGAGTACCCGGTCGCCCGGGCCTTTGCTGACGCGCGGGTGCAGCGGATTTATGCCGGCACCAACGAAATCATGAAGCTGATTGTGGGCCGGGAGCTGCTCAAATAG